The proteins below come from a single Mucilaginibacter mali genomic window:
- a CDS encoding rhodanese-like domain-containing protein: MSSNRHIDAREMAERIKSGLPINVLDVREAMEYHTFNIGGTNIPLGKLPDMLPLEEWDSDDEIIVLCKMGLRSKTAVTILQQNGYTNARNLTGGLIALQKLK; the protein is encoded by the coding sequence ATGAGCAGCAACCGCCACATTGACGCAAGGGAAATGGCCGAACGCATAAAAAGCGGACTGCCCATAAATGTACTGGATGTGCGCGAGGCAATGGAGTATCATACGTTTAACATCGGCGGTACAAATATCCCGTTGGGTAAACTGCCTGATATGTTGCCGCTTGAAGAATGGGATAGCGATGATGAGATCATCGTACTATGTAAAATGGGCCTGCGAAGCAAAACGGCTGTAACTATTTTGCAGCAAAATGGTTATACCAATGCCCGTAATTTAACCGGGGGACTGATAGCCCTCCAAAAACTGAAGTAA
- a CDS encoding AhpC/TSA family protein: MKKFLLAILVLPVYAMAQNNGNDFTIKGKIGTLSAPAKVYLTYAADNKRFTDSATINDGRFEFKGKAPETPAQAYVVLNSDGNGMAKAKDYTQIYIEKGEISINAAAEPISKATIGGTPTNIDLSAFNKLNKPATDLNEQYGNKTRSATDAEKASPQFKAELALIEKRYSEASKAATLQFIKTHSSSYLSFKLTTDQAYSMDYAEIAPLYNELSPELKSSVAGQRFTGQLEKMKKVAIGAMAPAFTLPDTAGRQVSLSDFRGKYVLVDLWASWCGPCRAENPNLVRTYNKYKGKNFTILGVSLDRADDKAKWEAAINKDGLTWTHVSDLKFWQCEVALAYGVQAIPQNFLLDPSGKIVAKNLRGEELDNKLGEILVQSSSKHN; encoded by the coding sequence ATGAAAAAATTTCTATTGGCCATTTTAGTACTCCCTGTATATGCAATGGCTCAAAATAATGGTAATGACTTTACTATTAAAGGCAAGATAGGCACATTGAGTGCCCCGGCGAAAGTTTATTTGACTTATGCGGCAGATAACAAAAGATTCACAGATTCTGCGACGATCAATGACGGACGATTTGAATTTAAGGGAAAGGCACCTGAAACGCCCGCCCAGGCCTATGTAGTACTCAATAGCGATGGTAACGGAATGGCCAAAGCGAAAGATTATACGCAAATTTATATTGAAAAAGGCGAAATTTCGATAAATGCAGCTGCAGAGCCTATTTCAAAAGCTACCATAGGGGGCACGCCGACCAATATAGACCTTAGTGCCTTTAATAAATTGAATAAGCCGGCCACTGATCTGAATGAACAATATGGAAATAAAACGAGATCGGCGACAGATGCCGAAAAGGCAAGCCCTCAATTTAAAGCTGAGTTAGCGTTAATTGAAAAAAGATATAGCGAGGCTTCTAAAGCTGCCACCCTTCAGTTCATCAAAACGCATTCTTCATCATACTTGAGTTTTAAACTAACCACTGATCAGGCGTATAGTATGGATTACGCTGAGATCGCACCTCTTTATAATGAGCTTTCCCCGGAACTAAAAAGCAGTGTAGCAGGACAGCGCTTCACCGGACAACTGGAAAAAATGAAAAAAGTTGCTATTGGCGCGATGGCACCGGCATTTACATTGCCCGATACAGCCGGTCGCCAGGTAAGCCTGTCTGATTTCAGGGGCAAATATGTGCTTGTTGATCTTTGGGCATCATGGTGCGGTCCATGTCGTGCAGAAAACCCTAACCTGGTACGTACCTATAACAAATATAAAGGTAAAAATTTTACCATCTTAGGCGTTTCGCTTGATCGCGCGGACGATAAAGCTAAGTGGGAGGCTGCGATCAATAAAGATGGACTGACCTGGACACATGTATCTGACCTGAAATTTTGGCAATGTGAAGTGGCGCTTGCTTACGGTGTACAAGCGATCCCTCAAAATTTCTTACTTGATCCTTCGGGGAAGATAGTGGCAAAAAATTTGCGAGGGGAGGAATTGGATAATAAACTTGGTGAGATCTTAGTGCAAAGTTCATCTAAACATAATTAG
- a CDS encoding acyl-CoA thioesterase codes for MFEHTTKVRVRYGETDQMGYMYYGNYAEFFEVGRVEMLRSQGMTYRGMEEAGVMMPVLEMKCKYIKPARYDEEIRIRVIMDKMPGVKIHFRYELFNEQDELIHQAETLLAFINMKTNRPCLPSQEFIDKMKPFFQ; via the coding sequence ATGTTTGAACACACCACCAAAGTGCGCGTTCGCTATGGCGAGACCGACCAGATGGGCTATATGTATTACGGAAACTACGCCGAGTTTTTTGAAGTTGGTCGCGTTGAGATGCTGCGCAGCCAGGGCATGACCTACCGCGGCATGGAAGAAGCCGGCGTGATGATGCCTGTGCTAGAGATGAAGTGCAAATACATTAAGCCAGCCCGCTACGACGAGGAGATCCGCATCAGGGTGATTATGGATAAGATGCCGGGGGTGAAGATCCACTTTCGCTATGAATTGTTTAATGAGCAGGATGAACTGATACACCAGGCCGAAACGCTGCTGGCCTTCATTAATATGAAAACCAATCGCCCCTGCCTGCCCTCGCAGGAATTTATTGATAAAATGAAGCCGTTTTTTCAGTAA
- a CDS encoding ABC transporter ATP-binding protein, which translates to MLHFQKFEKRYGNFPALKIDDLSIQPGIYWIKGVNGSGKSTLLKSIAGILSFQGDIILNDNISITKQPVAYRKLVNFAEAEPLFPEFLTGMEMISLFADAKGAPAGQAQQLIESMYMTGYVDRPVGSYSSGMLKKLSLLLAFLGRPDVILLDEPLITIDVASLKILYTWMAERHTQQGTSFLLTSHQPLDHDELPAATELLVQDQTLNLV; encoded by the coding sequence ATGCTCCACTTCCAAAAATTCGAAAAAAGATACGGCAACTTCCCGGCGCTAAAGATAGATGACCTAAGCATACAGCCGGGCATTTACTGGATAAAGGGTGTCAATGGTTCGGGCAAAAGTACGCTGCTGAAATCGATAGCGGGGATATTATCGTTTCAAGGCGATATCATATTGAACGACAACATCAGCATTACCAAACAACCTGTGGCTTATCGCAAACTGGTTAACTTTGCTGAGGCCGAACCGCTGTTCCCCGAATTTTTGACCGGTATGGAAATGATCAGTCTTTTTGCCGATGCCAAGGGCGCACCAGCCGGGCAAGCGCAGCAACTGATAGAAAGCATGTACATGACAGGTTACGTCGACAGGCCGGTTGGCAGTTACTCCAGCGGTATGTTGAAGAAGCTATCGCTTTTACTGGCATTTTTAGGTCGGCCAGATGTGATCTTGCTGGATGAGCCGCTGATCACTATTGATGTAGCATCGCTAAAGATATTATACACTTGGATGGCCGAACGCCACACCCAACAGGGCACCAGTTTCCTGCTAACATCGCATCAGCCGTTGGATCACGATGAACTGCCAGCGGCGACGGAGTTACTGGTGCAGGATCAAACACTGAATTTAGTTTAA
- a CDS encoding M16 family metallopeptidase — protein sequence MKKLLIALWLLSAMTVALAQPKLVEQINRKGETLIIPYQKYILSNGLTVILTEDHSDPIAHIDVTYHVGSARETLGKSGFAHFFEHMMFEGSDHVKSGLHFKTVNASGGTLNGTTNQDRTNYFETVPSNQLEKMLWLESDRMGFLLDAVTQQKFEIQRSTVKNERGQSFDNKPYGTALEALLGALYPYGYPYSWQPIGFVEDLDRVDVNDLKRFFLRWYGPNNATLTIGGDINVKQTLAWVEKYFGSIPRGPEVKPAVPLKPVVSSDRYISYTDNYARLPLMFIGYPGVKMNDKDQAALDALAMIIGKGYNSLLYKNFIKTRKAAEATMFSYNLELAGFIGIEVVPFPGQTLADMHQMVQETLAEFEKRGVTDEDLARFKGSAEADFINTLESISGKVSFLAESQTFTGNPNQIGRQLADIRKVNKEDIMRVYRQYLKGSGAVILSILPKTGEVKPVAPNNFTPDKSNYAAPDYGYQGLTYRKPKDKFNRAVQPLAGSNPSIKMPAIWKSNTENGVNIIGSYNNEVPEVSLSVSIRGGGLLAANNTSKAGLPNIVAQMLNDDTESMTAEEISGKLAKLGSNIVVTAGNDETVMSISSLTKNIDQTLAIAEQRLLRPKFTQETLDRIKKQVIQNLMVSKAQPANVANTVFNKLIYGSDNIRTYGLVGTEQTITNITLTDVQDYYTKYFAPGVCSVVVVGELTKSAAINKLVFLKHWKNKHIEIPVPPAPTAKPESKTIYIVDVPKAAQSEIRVGYYTGIKYDATGLFYKLGLTNYALGGGFDSRLNIDLREEKGWTYGASSNFSSGKLGGFYVASAGVRAATTDSAAFEFLKIIGHYAQDGITPSELQFTKSSIGQSDARKYETNMQKAAFLSRIQNYNLSAGFVDKQNMILKNLTKSEVDALAREYLDPDKMTVLIVGDKAGFLPVLQKSGYKIIELDSEGRQK from the coding sequence ATGAAAAAATTACTCATCGCCCTTTGGCTTTTATCGGCTATGACTGTTGCTTTGGCACAACCGAAATTAGTTGAGCAGATCAACAGAAAAGGCGAAACATTGATCATACCTTACCAAAAATATATTTTGAGTAATGGCTTGACCGTTATTTTAACGGAAGATCATTCGGATCCGATAGCGCATATCGATGTGACCTATCATGTAGGATCAGCGCGTGAAACGCTTGGCAAATCTGGTTTTGCTCATTTTTTTGAGCATATGATGTTTGAAGGGTCTGATCACGTAAAAAGTGGCTTACATTTTAAAACGGTAAATGCCAGCGGCGGTACGCTTAATGGCACAACCAATCAGGACAGAACAAATTATTTTGAAACGGTACCGAGTAACCAGTTAGAAAAGATGCTTTGGCTGGAGTCTGACCGTATGGGCTTTCTATTAGATGCTGTAACACAGCAAAAGTTCGAGATACAGCGTTCAACAGTGAAAAATGAACGCGGGCAAAGTTTTGATAATAAGCCCTATGGCACAGCCTTAGAAGCGTTGTTGGGTGCGCTTTATCCTTATGGGTACCCTTATTCCTGGCAACCTATCGGTTTTGTTGAAGACCTTGATCGGGTAGATGTTAACGATTTGAAACGATTTTTTCTACGCTGGTATGGACCTAATAATGCCACATTAACGATTGGCGGCGACATTAACGTAAAACAAACCCTCGCCTGGGTGGAAAAGTATTTTGGTTCAATTCCGCGCGGCCCCGAAGTCAAACCCGCTGTGCCACTTAAACCTGTTGTTTCTTCAGACAGGTATATTTCTTACACAGACAATTATGCCAGGCTTCCGCTAATGTTTATCGGGTATCCGGGCGTAAAGATGAATGATAAAGACCAAGCCGCATTGGACGCGTTAGCCATGATTATTGGGAAAGGTTATAATTCGCTGCTTTATAAGAATTTTATAAAAACGCGGAAAGCTGCCGAGGCGACCATGTTCTCTTACAACCTGGAGCTGGCTGGTTTTATTGGTATAGAAGTCGTTCCATTTCCTGGGCAAACATTAGCCGATATGCACCAGATGGTGCAGGAAACGCTGGCTGAGTTTGAAAAGCGCGGCGTAACCGATGAAGATCTAGCCCGGTTTAAGGGAAGTGCTGAAGCCGATTTTATTAATACGCTGGAAAGTATATCCGGAAAGGTATCATTTTTAGCAGAGTCCCAAACTTTTACCGGCAATCCAAACCAGATCGGGCGGCAACTTGCAGATATACGCAAGGTGAACAAGGAAGATATCATGCGGGTTTACCGCCAATATTTGAAAGGAAGCGGTGCCGTTATCCTCAGCATTTTGCCTAAGACGGGTGAGGTTAAACCTGTTGCCCCCAATAATTTTACGCCTGATAAATCTAATTATGCAGCACCGGATTATGGCTACCAGGGTTTAACCTACCGGAAGCCCAAAGATAAATTTAACCGCGCCGTGCAGCCTCTTGCGGGCTCCAACCCATCAATTAAAATGCCGGCTATCTGGAAGTCAAACACAGAAAACGGCGTAAACATCATCGGTTCATACAATAATGAAGTTCCCGAAGTTTCGCTGTCAGTATCCATTCGTGGTGGCGGGTTGCTTGCGGCAAACAATACTTCAAAAGCCGGGTTGCCGAATATTGTGGCCCAAATGTTGAACGATGATACAGAAAGCATGACCGCAGAGGAGATCAGCGGAAAGTTAGCGAAACTGGGCAGCAATATTGTTGTAACCGCGGGAAACGATGAAACAGTGATGTCAATTTCGTCCTTAACAAAAAATATAGACCAAACACTCGCAATTGCCGAACAGCGATTGCTCCGCCCTAAGTTTACGCAGGAAACACTGGACCGAATTAAAAAACAGGTTATTCAAAATCTGATGGTTTCCAAAGCGCAGCCAGCCAACGTTGCTAATACTGTTTTTAATAAATTGATCTATGGGAGTGATAATATCAGAACCTATGGATTGGTTGGTACTGAGCAAACCATAACTAACATCACACTCACGGATGTTCAGGATTATTATACCAAATATTTTGCGCCGGGGGTGTGTTCGGTTGTTGTGGTAGGAGAACTAACTAAAAGTGCCGCAATTAACAAATTGGTTTTTTTAAAACACTGGAAGAACAAACATATAGAGATCCCTGTTCCGCCCGCACCAACAGCTAAGCCCGAATCCAAGACTATTTATATCGTTGATGTGCCAAAAGCCGCACAGTCAGAAATTAGGGTTGGTTATTACACAGGTATTAAATATGACGCAACAGGTTTATTCTACAAATTAGGCTTGACAAACTATGCTTTGGGCGGGGGATTCGATAGCCGGTTAAATATTGATCTAAGGGAGGAGAAAGGCTGGACCTATGGTGCCTCCTCAAATTTTAGTTCTGGAAAACTGGGAGGGTTTTACGTAGCGTCAGCAGGTGTGCGTGCCGCAACAACGGACAGCGCTGCATTTGAGTTTTTGAAAATTATCGGACATTATGCGCAGGATGGCATCACCCCTTCGGAACTTCAATTTACGAAAAGTTCGATAGGACAGAGCGATGCGCGTAAGTACGAAACCAATATGCAAAAAGCCGCATTTCTTTCACGGATCCAAAACTATAACCTTAGTGCAGGGTTTGTTGACAAGCAAAATATGATCCTGAAAAACCTTACTAAAAGTGAGGTTGATGCATTAGCGAGGGAATATCTTGACCCAGACAAGATGACTGTGCTGATCGTAGGCGACAAGGCAGGTTTTCTGCCTGTGCTTCAAAAGTCGGGATACAAAATTATTGAGTTGGATAGTGAGGGTAGGCAGAAATAA
- a CDS encoding PASTA domain-containing protein, translated as MSKVWAYLKTKYFLRNFFGAIGVVIAVVLIAFFSLGVYTKHGTGIPVPQLVGLKIEKATALLDEQGFEYKIDSVYILDKAPGTVTVQDPDAGTNVKEGRVIYLTVVTRLAPNVVLPDLHDVTYLEAVAALSNYGLKVGDTTYAADIARNKVLQIKFSGQVLKAGDKVPKGSVVDLVLGNGAGASEVEVPDVVNQDLDAARVAIIGGNLTVGTITYQGAITDSANLVVTQQFPAKTDSTSKVSLGTRINLTVTQAKKNEQQPPH; from the coding sequence ATGAGCAAAGTCTGGGCATACTTAAAAACAAAATATTTTCTCCGGAATTTCTTCGGTGCCATAGGTGTAGTGATCGCCGTGGTGCTGATCGCTTTTTTTAGCCTGGGGGTATACACCAAGCATGGCACCGGCATACCTGTACCACAACTGGTTGGTTTAAAAATTGAAAAAGCCACCGCCTTGCTGGATGAGCAGGGTTTTGAATACAAGATAGATTCGGTTTATATTTTAGATAAAGCCCCGGGCACGGTTACAGTGCAGGACCCTGACGCCGGCACAAATGTAAAAGAAGGCCGTGTGATATACCTTACCGTTGTTACCCGCCTGGCGCCCAACGTAGTACTGCCCGATCTGCACGATGTTACTTACCTTGAGGCGGTGGCTGCCCTTTCAAATTATGGTTTAAAGGTGGGTGATACCACCTACGCGGCTGATATTGCCCGTAACAAGGTATTACAGATCAAATTCAGCGGGCAGGTGCTTAAGGCAGGCGACAAGGTCCCCAAGGGATCGGTAGTTGACCTGGTGCTGGGCAATGGCGCGGGTGCCAGCGAGGTAGAGGTACCCGATGTAGTTAACCAGGACCTTGACGCAGCACGTGTGGCCATCATCGGTGGCAATCTTACCGTGGGTACTATTACCTACCAGGGCGCTATTACCGATTCGGCAAATTTGGTGGTTACACAGCAGTTCCCGGCCAAAACAGATTCGACAAGCAAAGTGAGCCTTGGCACGCGCATTAACCTAACCGTTACACAGGCTAAAAAGAATGAGCAGCAACCGCCACATTGA
- a CDS encoding D-alanine--D-alanine ligase, with the protein MATKQIALMAGGFSGEYEVSLNSAKNIKANLDQAKYTVYTILIGRDDWFYEDETGNQVSVDKNDFSLTLNGQKIKFDAAFITVHGTPGEDGKLQGYLDMMGVPYNTCDATTSAITMNKAYTKALIHSIHNLYTAKSMQLFDRDVHEIAVIANALQFPLFIKPNNGGSSVGMSKVHNVAALPEALEKAFHEDSQVLVEEFIKGREFSIGIARLNGHLTVLPATEIITSKEFFDYEAKYTDGITKEVTPADLSPEKNAEIAQIVTEVYLRLNCKGMVRIDFILQENTNNFYFIEVNTTPGQSAASLIPQQVRAMGMNVGEFYGMLIEGSTKG; encoded by the coding sequence ATGGCAACAAAGCAAATAGCATTAATGGCAGGTGGCTTCAGCGGCGAATACGAGGTATCGCTTAACAGCGCTAAAAATATTAAGGCCAATCTTGATCAGGCAAAATACACGGTATACACCATCCTGATAGGTCGCGACGATTGGTTTTATGAAGATGAAACCGGTAACCAAGTTTCGGTTGATAAAAACGATTTCAGCCTTACGCTGAACGGACAGAAGATAAAATTCGACGCGGCCTTTATCACCGTGCACGGCACCCCGGGCGAGGATGGTAAACTACAGGGCTACCTTGATATGATGGGCGTGCCCTATAATACCTGCGATGCCACTACATCGGCCATTACCATGAATAAGGCTTATACCAAAGCTCTTATCCATAGCATCCACAACCTGTACACGGCTAAATCTATGCAGTTGTTTGATAGGGATGTGCACGAGATAGCCGTAATTGCCAATGCCCTGCAATTCCCCTTGTTTATTAAACCTAATAACGGCGGCAGCAGTGTGGGCATGAGCAAGGTGCACAATGTTGCCGCGCTGCCCGAAGCTTTGGAAAAAGCCTTTCACGAAGATAGCCAGGTGCTGGTAGAAGAATTTATAAAAGGCCGCGAGTTTAGCATAGGCATTGCCCGCCTGAACGGCCATTTGACCGTATTGCCAGCTACCGAGATCATTACCAGTAAAGAATTTTTTGACTACGAGGCTAAATATACCGATGGCATCACCAAAGAGGTTACCCCAGCCGATCTGTCGCCCGAAAAGAATGCCGAGATAGCCCAGATAGTGACCGAAGTTTACCTGCGCCTGAATTGCAAAGGCATGGTGCGTATCGACTTTATTTTACAGGAAAATACCAATAATTTCTACTTTATCGAAGTAAACACTACGCCCGGCCAATCGGCAGCCAGTTTGATACCGCAGCAGGTGCGGGCTATGGGTATGAATGTGGGCGAGTTTTACGGGATGCTGATAGAGGGGTCGACGAAAGGGTAA
- the mltG gene encoding endolytic transglycosylase MltG → MAPEKQASTGSFRKFIIALVVIIVLALAGTGIFYYLRLFGPNVTASQQYLYIHTGATYTDVYDTIQAKGIVKDTTTFNWAAHNMKYVGKVKPGRYRLKEGMSNRTLIRMLQLGNQDPVTVNFHNIRLKEQFAGFMGHKLESDSLSIIRLLDSADYVKQFGFTTDNVYVMIMPDSYQIYWNTSPEKLFDRMYKHYQTFWTPERKQKAADIGLTPIQVSILASIVDGEAVYDEEMPTIAGLYLNRLHKGMHLEADPTLIFAAHDFTIRRVLNKHKLINSPYNTYMYAGLPPGPIMMPSVNAVKAVLNYKKTDYIYMVAKDDFSNHHNFAVTMSEHLINAKKFQDALDKRNIKK, encoded by the coding sequence ATGGCTCCTGAAAAACAAGCATCAACCGGAAGTTTTAGAAAATTCATCATCGCGCTGGTGGTTATTATTGTACTGGCGCTGGCCGGTACCGGCATATTTTATTACCTGCGCCTTTTTGGCCCCAATGTTACCGCCAGTCAGCAATATTTATACATCCACACCGGCGCTACCTATACCGATGTTTACGATACCATCCAAGCTAAAGGTATAGTAAAGGATACCACCACCTTTAACTGGGCCGCGCACAATATGAAGTATGTGGGCAAGGTAAAACCTGGCCGCTACCGCTTAAAGGAGGGTATGAGTAACCGTACGCTGATCCGCATGCTGCAATTGGGTAACCAGGACCCGGTAACGGTTAACTTCCATAATATCCGTTTGAAGGAGCAATTCGCGGGCTTTATGGGCCACAAACTCGAGTCGGATTCGTTGAGCATTATCCGTTTGTTAGATTCGGCCGATTATGTGAAGCAATTTGGCTTTACTACCGATAACGTTTATGTAATGATAATGCCAGACAGCTACCAAATCTACTGGAATACATCGCCCGAAAAACTCTTCGACCGGATGTACAAGCACTACCAAACCTTTTGGACGCCGGAGCGCAAGCAAAAGGCTGCGGATATAGGCCTTACTCCTATCCAGGTATCTATCCTTGCATCGATAGTTGACGGCGAGGCTGTGTACGACGAGGAAATGCCGACCATTGCCGGCCTGTACCTTAACCGCCTGCATAAAGGCATGCACCTGGAAGCCGACCCTACACTGATCTTCGCCGCGCACGATTTTACCATCCGCCGGGTGTTGAACAAGCATAAGCTGATCAACTCGCCCTATAACACTTATATGTATGCCGGCCTGCCGCCGGGACCTATCATGATGCCATCTGTAAACGCGGTTAAAGCGGTGCTGAACTATAAAAAAACCGACTACATTTATATGGTAGCCAAGGACGATTTCAGCAACCACCACAATTTTGCTGTTACCATGTCCGAACATTTGATTAACGCTAAGAAATTCCAGGATGCGCTGGATAAGCGCAACATCAAGAAGTAA
- a CDS encoding YihY/virulence factor BrkB family protein yields MEWLHRFLSRFRFYQYFLDWTKVIILPGFRPLPLYTVASFFFKEIKQDSLVNRASSLAYSFMLATFPVIIFLFTLIPYIPLKDFQPQLLDIIKTVLPHNAYLALDTTINDIVKHQNAGLLSFGFLSAMIFATNGVAKLMKAFNKSFLVEETRTWLKRRWIALVLTIFIAFTLFIAIMILIISSIIISFMKSQFYESSSIWPIVIAFARWIIVIALFFVTIAILYRYGPANKRKWKFISPGAILATGLAVLTSMGFSFYINNFSSYNKVYGSIGTLIVVMLWLYLNSLIILIGFELNASIDLSKRTVKISKPRFNTFRTPKTGKGTS; encoded by the coding sequence ATGGAATGGTTGCACCGCTTTTTATCACGGTTTAGGTTTTACCAGTATTTTTTAGACTGGACCAAGGTGATCATCCTGCCCGGTTTTCGCCCTTTGCCGTTGTATACGGTAGCCTCCTTCTTTTTTAAAGAGATCAAACAGGATTCGCTGGTGAACAGGGCCTCATCGCTGGCTTATAGCTTTATGCTGGCCACCTTTCCGGTTATCATTTTCCTATTTACGCTGATACCTTATATTCCACTCAAGGATTTTCAGCCCCAATTGTTGGATATTATAAAGACCGTTCTGCCACACAACGCCTACCTGGCATTAGATACCACTATAAATGATATTGTAAAGCACCAAAACGCGGGCTTGTTATCATTCGGTTTTCTTTCGGCAATGATATTTGCCACCAACGGCGTCGCCAAATTGATGAAGGCTTTTAATAAGTCCTTTTTAGTGGAAGAGACCCGAACCTGGCTTAAAAGACGCTGGATAGCCCTGGTGCTCACTATCTTTATTGCCTTCACTTTGTTCATCGCCATCATGATCCTCATCATAAGCAGCATCATTATCAGCTTTATGAAAAGCCAGTTTTATGAGTCAAGTTCGATATGGCCAATAGTGATCGCGTTTGCACGCTGGATAATTGTGATCGCATTGTTCTTTGTCACTATCGCCATACTTTACCGTTATGGTCCGGCCAATAAACGTAAATGGAAGTTCATAAGTCCTGGGGCTATTTTGGCTACAGGTTTGGCCGTGCTTACCTCTATGGGCTTCTCTTTTTACATTAATAATTTCTCATCATACAACAAGGTATACGGGTCTATAGGTACCCTCATTGTGGTAATGTTATGGTTATATTTAAACTCCCTAATTATCCTCATTGGCTTCGAATTAAACGCCAGTATCGACCTTTCCAAGCGCACCGTTAAAATCTCAAAACCGCGTTTTAACACGTTCCGCACCCCTAAAACCGGCAAAGGCACATCTTAA
- a CDS encoding TlpA disulfide reductase family protein, with protein sequence MKTLLKLSLIFLALTGENALAQKADQYTLNARLSGAPMDSVQINYQGADGYKQTTLPIVGQSFTFSGKSVHPTRISLFFKKNGEVIPPQEQYSKMKQLYVEPGKLILTGDPSDLATLKLAGSKTQDEQEELDRRTAAARSVLIPLNKAYYQEKDKDKKEAIKEQMAPYGREIQQAQTAFLFEKPNSVVSLDLMQMEAERMKPADTKRYYASLNAEAKVTEQAKALAIKIKSIEAATPGGIAPGFTKTDINGKTLTLADFKGKYVLLDFWASWCVPCRAGNPHLITLYKKYHDKGLEIVGISDDDRALKAWHDAIEKDGIGIWHHVLRGLDMDKKMKREMNPNDLDDAYSVSTIPTKVLIDPSGKIVGRFGSLGGNDADMDQMFASIFK encoded by the coding sequence ATGAAAACACTACTAAAACTTAGTTTGATCTTTTTAGCATTAACCGGAGAGAACGCTTTAGCTCAAAAGGCAGATCAATACACTTTAAATGCCCGGCTTTCCGGAGCACCTATGGATTCGGTACAAATTAATTACCAGGGTGCCGATGGGTATAAGCAAACCACACTGCCTATCGTTGGGCAATCCTTTACATTCTCCGGAAAGTCTGTTCATCCCACCCGTATTAGCCTTTTTTTTAAAAAAAATGGCGAGGTTATTCCGCCCCAGGAGCAGTACAGTAAAATGAAGCAACTGTATGTAGAACCAGGTAAACTAATCCTTACCGGCGACCCCTCAGATCTGGCAACGCTAAAACTGGCGGGTTCGAAAACCCAGGATGAACAAGAAGAACTGGACAGACGCACTGCTGCGGCCCGAAGTGTACTGATACCCTTAAATAAGGCTTACTACCAGGAAAAAGATAAAGATAAAAAAGAAGCGATAAAAGAGCAGATGGCTCCCTACGGCCGTGAGATACAGCAGGCACAAACTGCTTTTCTGTTTGAAAAGCCAAACTCGGTCGTGTCGTTAGATCTAATGCAAATGGAGGCGGAGCGTATGAAACCTGCCGACACAAAAAGATATTATGCAAGTTTAAATGCCGAAGCCAAAGTTACCGAACAAGCTAAAGCGCTGGCCATTAAGATAAAATCCATTGAAGCGGCTACGCCAGGCGGTATAGCCCCGGGTTTCACCAAAACAGATATCAATGGTAAAACGCTGACCCTGGCTGATTTTAAAGGCAAATATGTACTGCTCGATTTTTGGGCAAGCTGGTGTGTGCCATGCAGGGCCGGTAACCCGCATTTGATCACCCTTTATAAAAAATACCATGATAAAGGATTGGAAATTGTTGGTATATCAGACGACGACCGGGCGTTAAAAGCCTGGCATGACGCTATTGAGAAAGATGGGATAGGTATCTGGCATCATGTTTTGCGTGGCTTAGATATGGATAAAAAAATGAAACGGGAAATGAATCCGAATGATCTGGATGACGCTTACAGTGTTTCAACAATACCTACTAAAGTGCTGATAGACCCATCGGGCAAAATAGTAGGGAGATTTGGTTCGTTGGGCGGGAATGATGCCGATATGGATCAAATGTTCGCATCAATTTTTAAATAA